One genomic segment of Actinoplanes ianthinogenes includes these proteins:
- a CDS encoding glycosyltransferase family 2 protein → MRTHITPASYGSALLERHLRALRRTGPAGPATAAIQARSADARVLLAYAAGITDLDGLLTAVRAGRPVLAELNPYAVGELARAIATQDLEPEDRADALALFDGLLRAHGPAAIAPEHQGLHAQLAFPAGRAADLLARYPKVAKPIRQALAVDLAEPDEWLARFNSLLPAPGIRLTDGDGPRFDRIAPGTVDRVDDEHRITTIVTTYRPGAALLVTIRSLIAQSWANQEILIVDDGSPETAILDEAAALDPRVRVLRLGTNGGTYLARNAGLDAATGDFVTFQDSDDWSHPLRLERQVAPLLGDPAVFATTSAGMRVTGDLVITRPGHPHHRSYNLSSLMLRRTLALGKLGYLDTVRKGADAEYVERARAVFGRPAVPHLGAETLALIRLSGSSLSSADMAAGWMHPARRAYLSAFQAWHTRVATGREPAVRPRTPRQRAFAAPRRLAEVTPSAATFDLVLAADFTDPEHVTAVRSLLPHASLGLLHLPVLGAATDNLAPDVQRLINTGSVTQIQLTDPVHTALLLVRDPATLAFATGLPSAVRAGRVVIEEDPAWSTAAEACAGAARRLFGVQPELRSLPCTVDVRRWRTAPRRPSPDRPILGRYLTDDHDPVRSLPASADFDVRLLHRTAEPLPSPAPHWLIYQPGDVTPRAFLHQLDFYLGFTDPPATLLAPLAAGCVVLLPPDREPEYGPAAVYCAPSELPRTLRRLHRSPQRYAAQSARSEAFARRHHAGRYADVVRSLLHPPGLPHPRTGP, encoded by the coding sequence ATGCGCACGCACATCACCCCGGCCTCGTACGGATCCGCCCTGCTCGAACGGCATCTACGGGCGCTGCGCCGAACCGGGCCGGCCGGTCCCGCGACGGCCGCGATCCAGGCACGGTCCGCCGACGCCCGGGTGCTTCTCGCGTACGCCGCGGGCATCACCGACCTGGACGGCCTGCTCACCGCGGTCCGCGCCGGCCGCCCGGTGCTCGCCGAGCTGAACCCGTACGCGGTCGGCGAGCTGGCCCGGGCGATCGCCACCCAGGACCTGGAGCCGGAGGACCGCGCGGACGCTCTGGCGCTGTTCGACGGGCTGCTGCGGGCGCACGGACCGGCCGCGATCGCACCCGAGCACCAGGGGCTGCACGCGCAGCTGGCCTTCCCGGCCGGGCGGGCCGCCGACCTGCTGGCTCGATATCCGAAGGTGGCGAAGCCGATCCGGCAGGCGCTGGCCGTGGACCTGGCCGAGCCGGACGAGTGGCTGGCCCGGTTCAACAGCCTGCTGCCGGCGCCGGGGATCCGCCTGACGGACGGTGACGGGCCGCGGTTCGACCGCATCGCGCCGGGGACGGTGGACCGGGTCGACGACGAACACCGGATCACCACGATCGTGACCACCTACCGGCCGGGGGCGGCGCTGCTGGTGACCATCCGGTCGCTGATCGCGCAGAGCTGGGCGAACCAGGAGATCCTGATCGTCGACGACGGGTCGCCGGAGACGGCGATCCTGGACGAGGCGGCGGCGCTGGACCCGCGGGTCCGGGTGCTGCGGCTCGGCACCAATGGGGGGACCTATCTGGCCCGCAACGCCGGTCTGGACGCCGCAACCGGTGACTTCGTGACGTTTCAGGATTCGGATGACTGGTCGCATCCGTTGCGGCTGGAACGTCAGGTGGCCCCGCTCCTGGGTGATCCCGCGGTCTTCGCGACGACCTCGGCCGGGATGCGGGTCACCGGCGACCTGGTGATCACCCGGCCGGGACATCCGCACCACCGCTCCTACAACCTGTCCTCGCTGATGCTGCGCCGGACGCTCGCCCTGGGGAAGCTCGGCTACCTGGACACCGTCCGCAAGGGTGCCGACGCCGAATACGTCGAGCGGGCCCGCGCCGTGTTCGGCCGGCCCGCGGTGCCGCACCTGGGCGCCGAGACGCTGGCCCTGATCCGGCTCTCCGGCAGCTCACTGTCCAGTGCGGACATGGCTGCGGGCTGGATGCACCCGGCGCGGCGGGCGTACCTCTCCGCGTTCCAGGCCTGGCACACCCGGGTCGCCACCGGTCGCGAACCGGCCGTCCGCCCGCGCACCCCGCGGCAGCGCGCCTTCGCCGCCCCTCGCCGCCTCGCCGAGGTCACCCCGTCGGCCGCCACCTTCGACCTGGTCCTGGCCGCCGACTTCACCGACCCGGAGCACGTCACCGCGGTCCGGTCGTTGCTCCCGCACGCCTCGCTGGGCCTGCTGCACCTGCCCGTCCTCGGCGCCGCCACCGACAACCTGGCCCCGGACGTCCAGCGTCTGATCAACACCGGGTCGGTCACCCAGATCCAGCTCACCGACCCGGTGCACACCGCGCTCCTGCTGGTCCGCGACCCCGCGACGCTGGCCTTCGCCACCGGCCTGCCGAGCGCCGTCCGCGCCGGCCGGGTGGTGATCGAGGAGGATCCCGCCTGGTCGACGGCGGCCGAGGCGTGTGCGGGCGCGGCGCGCCGCTTGTTCGGCGTCCAGCCCGAGCTCAGGTCGCTGCCGTGCACGGTGGACGTCCGCCGGTGGCGGACCGCGCCTCGCCGCCCGTCCCCGGATCGGCCGATTCTCGGCCGCTACCTCACCGACGACCACGACCCGGTGCGGTCCCTGCCCGCGTCCGCCGATTTTGACGTACGCCTCCTGCACCGCACCGCCGAGCCCCTCCCCTCCCCCGCCCCGCACTGGCTGATCTACCAGCCCGGCGACGTCACCCCCCGAGCCTTCCTCCACCAGCTCGACTTCTACCTGGGTTTCACCGACCCCCCGGCGACCCTGCTGGCCCCGCTGGCCGCCGGTTGCGTCGTGCTCCTGCCCCCGGACCGCGAACCGGAATACGGCCCCGCCGCCGTCTACTGTGCCCCGTCCGAGCTGCCGCGGACCCTGCGCCGCCTGCACCGCAGCCCGCAGCGCTACGCCGCCCAGTCGGCCCGGTCCGAGGCGTTCGCCCGGCGGCACCACGCCGGCCGCTACGCCGACGTTGTCCGGTCCCTGCTGCACCCGCCCGGCCTGCCCCATCCCCGCACCGGGCCGTGA
- a CDS encoding HEAT repeat domain-containing protein, with protein MSALEEVPVTALVDRLDGSDRDTVVDAVDELGRRRATEAAPRLLELLRLTPDAAVRNATALALSDMVVPEAFDAIVELLRDPRTEGRRGTLLYALDPYDCAPILELLVDLALTGGYEVRMSALGLLSGVETDIDEPTWERLSSRLEAAAATADDERRAEVIDPLYELFD; from the coding sequence ATGAGCGCTCTCGAAGAGGTGCCGGTGACCGCACTGGTCGATCGGCTGGACGGCTCGGACCGGGACACCGTCGTCGACGCGGTCGATGAGCTCGGCCGGCGGCGGGCCACCGAGGCGGCGCCCCGCCTGCTGGAGCTGCTGCGCCTGACCCCGGATGCGGCGGTGCGCAACGCCACCGCACTGGCACTGTCCGACATGGTGGTGCCGGAGGCGTTCGACGCGATCGTCGAACTCCTGCGGGACCCGCGCACGGAAGGGCGCCGCGGCACCTTGCTCTACGCGCTCGACCCGTACGACTGCGCACCGATCCTGGAACTGCTCGTCGACCTGGCCCTGACCGGCGGTTACGAGGTGAGAATGTCCGCGCTCGGCCTGCTCAGCGGCGTCGAGACGGACATCGACGAGCCGACCTGGGAACGGCTGAGCAGCCGGCTGGAGGCCGCGGCCGCGACCGCGGACGACGAGCGGCGGGCCGAGGTGATCGACCCGCTGTACGAGTTGTTCGACTGA